The following proteins come from a genomic window of Nicotiana tomentosiformis chromosome 12, ASM39032v3, whole genome shotgun sequence:
- the LOC104119045 gene encoding uncharacterized protein, with the protein MDEDYTLGKSKRKRSGVSYLHHFRVKVLYTVIDLEFQELNDRFDVVTTDLLLGMASLNPVDSFANFDKDMTMKLAEYYPSEFSDNKLRELGFQLDSFIVYAQKCDSRFLNLKGIKDFARLMIVTKLDLTCPLIYLLVKLTLLIPVATTSVERAFSSMQAHQN; encoded by the coding sequence atggaTGAAGACTATACTCTAGGAAAGTCGAAGCGTAAGAGGTCCGGAGTTTCATATTTACATCACTTTCGTGTGAAAGTGCTTTATACGGTTATTGATTTGGAATTTCAAGAGCTTAATGATCGTTTTGATGTTGTGACTACTGACTTATTACTTGGTATGGCTAGTTTGAATCCGGTTGATTCATTTGCTAATTTTGATAAGGACATGACAATGAAGTTGGCAGAGTATTATCCAAGTGAATTTAGTGACAACAAACTTCGAGAACTCGGTTTCCAACTTGATAGTTTCATCGTCTATGCTCAAAAGTGTGATAGTAGATTTCTTAACCTGAAGGGGATTAAGGATTTTGCTAGACTGATGATAGTGACAAAATTGGATCTTACTTGTCCACTTATTTATTTGCTTGTGAAGTTGACTTTGCTTATACCCGTAGCTACCACAAGCGTGGAAAGAGCATTCTCATCAATGCAAGCACATCAAAATTGA